GGTGATTGACCAACTCGGTGCCTTCGACGGTATACCCTTGGTCGAGAATGTCTTCGTTGATGGCTCGCGGCGTGCCGACGCTGCTTTGCGTGGCTACGTTTTGCAGCATCTTGTTCAGTTCGAGTTCTTTCAGCGACGCGGCCTGAGCGCTGATGGACGTCGCCAGCAAAACGGCAACGGTAGGGACGATAAGGCGCAGCATGAAACTCTCCTGGTTCAGTAACTGGTGGTTCGACCGGTCACGTGACTGTGCGTTCAGTGGCGGCGATTATAGGGGAGCCTGGGTAGACGGTACAGGTTTGCGCGCTCTGGTAGACTGCCGGTCTTCATTGCCCTGCCGAGTGTTGTTCGTGTCGAGTTTTCCTGTCTGTGGGCGTTGCCCGCGATGAACCATGCCCCTAACGCCGTAGCCCGCTTGCGCGACCAGCGCATCGATGAAGGCATCAAGCCGATTCAGGCCCGGGGCTGGCGCGCGCCTCGTTGCAGCGCATGCCGAGTGATCGTAAGCCATTGCTTGTGCGCCTGGCGCCCGAGCGTCGAGACCCGCTCCGGGGTCTGCCTGATCATGACCAACAAGGAAGTCTTCAAACCGAGCAACACCGGTTGGCTGATTGCCGATGTGGTGCATGACAATCATGCGTTCATCTGGTCGCGCACCGACGTCGATGAGCAACTGTTGGCGCTGCTGGGCGATCCGCAATGGCAACCGTACCTGGTGTTTCCTGGCGAATACGTCGAACCGTCGCGAGTCACCCATACGGTTGATCTCGATCACTCCAAGCGTCCTCTTTTCATTCTTCTGGACGCCACCTGGACGGAAGCGCGGAAGATGTTCCGCAAGAGTCCTTATTTTGACCGTTTGCCTATCTTGAGCCT
This is a stretch of genomic DNA from Pseudomonas marvdashtae. It encodes these proteins:
- a CDS encoding tRNA-uridine aminocarboxypropyltransferase; translation: MNHAPNAVARLRDQRIDEGIKPIQARGWRAPRCSACRVIVSHCLCAWRPSVETRSGVCLIMTNKEVFKPSNTGWLIADVVHDNHAFIWSRTDVDEQLLALLGDPQWQPYLVFPGEYVEPSRVTHTVDLDHSKRPLFILLDATWTEARKMFRKSPYFDRLPILSLLPNKLSRYRLRRSSRSEHLCTAEVAALCLELAGDSDAASALDAYFDVFSQHYLGAKCQQEVNVSTPAHAELQPFVRAAHEVLA